GTCGCCAGGGTCTCCTCGCTGGTGGAGGAGCTGACCGCGCAGCGCGCGGAGGAACGCGTCGGCGAGGAGGTCACCGTGTTGGTGGAACGAGTCGAGACCGAGGACGAGGACTGTGCGGGTCGTGCCGCGCACCAGGGTCCCGAGGTGGACGGGGAGTGCATCTTCAGCGAGTCCGAGGGGTTGAAGGTCGGTGATCTCGTCCGGGCCAGGGTGATCGGGTCCGAGGGCGTGGACCTCATCGTGGAGCCGGTGGATTCGGGGCCGGGAGGGCAGGAGTCGTGACCGCCGCCGCCGACGACACCGTCGAACCGACGCCGACCCCGGTTCCGGTCGTCAACGTCGCCAACGCGCTGACGGTCTTCCGTCTCCTGCTCGTGCCGGTGTTCCTCTTCGCGCTGCTGGACGACGGCGGCGAGAGCACCACCTGGCGGCTGGTGGCGACCGGGATCTTCCTGCTGGCCGCCGCGACCGACCGCCTGGACGGCGACCTGGCCCGCAAGCGCGGGCTCATCACCGACTTCGGCAAGATCGCCGATCCGATCGCGGACAAGACCCTCATTGGCTCCGCGCTGATCGGACTCAGCATCCTCGGCGAGCTGCCCTGGTGGGTCACCGTCGTGATCCTTGCGCGCGAGCTGGGGGTCACCCTGCTCCGGTTCTGGGTGATCCGCCACGGCGTCATCCCGGCCAGCCGAGGCGGCAAGGCCAAGACGATCGCGCAGATCGTGGCGATCGTGCTCTTCCTGCTGCCGCTGCCGGACGGATTCGCCTTCGCGGCAGGCACGGTGATGGCCGTGGCGGTCGGGCTGACGCTGGCCACCGGGATCGACTACGTGGTGCGGGCGGTGCGGCTGCGGGCCAGGGGACGTCGGGCGATCGCGGGAGCTCCGTGACCTCGGCTGACACGTCGGCACGCCCACGAACAGCGGTCCCGACACCGGCCGGGGGGATCTCGGAGCGCCCTACGCCCGGCGGAACCGGAGCGGCGGCGAGGCCGGACCTCGCGCCCGCGGACTCGATCGTCGGGGAGGCAGCCGCCGCCGCATTCGAGGCGGTCGTCCGCACCGATGCGTTGCGACGCTGCGTGGCGATGCTGCGCGGCCGCCGCGAGACCTTCGCGGTCGCGGAGTCGCTGACCGGCGGGTTGGTCAGCGCGGTGATCACCGGGCTCGACGGTGTGAGCGAGGTGTTCCGAGGCGGCCTGGTGGTCTACGCCACAGACCTCAAGTCGGAACTGGCCTCCGTCGATCCGGCGCTGCTCGCCGAGCACGGCGCGGTGCACCCCGACGTGGCTGCTCAGCTGGCCGACGGGGCCCGGCAGCGCTGTCGCGCGGACTGGGGAGTGGGCCTCACCGGGGTCGCGGGGCCCTCGGCGCAGGACGGCGTGGTCCCCGGGACGGTGCATGTGGCCGTGTGCGGTCCGACACGTCGGCTGGTGCGCTCGGCCCGGCTCGACGGCGACCGGGCCACGGTCCGGATCGGCGCCGCCGAGCTGGCCCTCGGCCTGCTGGCCGAGGCGATGACGGAGGACGTCGGCTGATCGCCAGGGGGCCCACGGCCAGTTCGCCGAAGCGAACGTCGGGAACATCTCGGCGTGGTCACTCGTTCGCCGTGGGCGGACGTGGGAGAAGAGTCGCTGACGGTGCCTGCCAGGCTCGGTACGGTGGTCTCACGGTGGAAGGAGACACAGGATGGCCGTCTTGCTGCGGGAGGCTATCGGCGAGCGGCTGCGCCACGAGCGCACCGCGCAACGTCGAACGCTTCGCGAGGTGTCGCGCATTGCCCGGGTGAGCCTGGGATATCTCTCCGAGGTCGAGCGGGGGCGCAAGGAGGCCTCCAGTGAGCTCCTTGCCGCGATCTGTCACGCCCTGGAACTGGAGCTCGCCAGGCTCCTCGACGACGTGGCCACCGACATCCGGGGTGAACTGGGCTCCGAGACGGTGCCCGTCCAGGCCGGGGCGTCGACGGCTGCCGAGCGTTCGGCCGGACCCGGCACCGGGGAGATCGAGGGCGGCAGGCTGGTGCCCTCGATGATCGGCTCGGATCTTCGTGTTCAGCCCGTGCGGGGGCGTGCGCGCCTCGGCTCGACGATGCAGATCACCAATAAGGTGGTGGTGGCGGCGTGAGGCGACTTCGCCCCGGACGTCCCGCCATTCCCTAGAATCGTCCCCAGGTAGTGCGCCGGAGCACCGACGTGGCAGGCGCCGTCGGTGGAAACGGGGGAGCAGCGGTGTTGACGACGATCGTCGCGGTGGCGGCGCTGGTTGTGATCGCCGTCCTCGTGCTGCTCGTCGCCCATGCCAGGCGGCAGGCGGTCGCGGGCAGGCAGTCCGACGCCGAGCGCTCGACCTTGGAGAGTCCGGCCCGCCAGTGGCGTGCGCGCGGCGACAAGGCCGTGGAGCGCATCGAGCAGCTGACGCGGTCGCGTCCCGAGCTGTCCGGCGTCCGAGCCGACGCCGAGGCCGTGGCCGCCGAGCTGCGGGAGACCGAGGGCCGGGTGGCCATGCTCGACGAGGCCATCGCCTCCGTGCCGTCGCCGGAACTGTCGGCGGGGCGGGCCAGGCTCGTCGCCTCGGCGGAGTCCGGCGCCGAGGCGGACCGCGCCGAACTGCTCGACGCCGTGCGCTCGGTGGACCAGACACTGGAGTCGGATCGACGGCGACGGGCCACCCGAGACGCGCTGCTCGCCAGGATGCACGGCACGGTGTCGGGACTGGAGGCTGCGGTGTCGGAGGTGCGCGAATGGGTCGGCGAGGCTGAGAGCGTCGTGTCCCCGAATTCGGCGGCGGAGTCGACTCGCTCCGCGTCGACCACCTCCCCTCCTGATCTCGACGCCGTGTCCAGGCCTGCGATGGCGGACCGGTCGGGGGCTTCGGTGGAGCTCGCCGAACGGTTGCAAGGCTTACGGGAGGGGCTGGTCGAGGTGCGGCGACTGCCGGATCACGGCTCCCCGCCCACTCAGGGACTGCCCTGATATCTACCGGGGGCGGTGGAAGCCGTTGAGCACACCTGACACGATGTAATGGGAATCGGAACCGGGTCAGTGCTCGGAAGCGGTCAAGGTGATGTCCGAGTGGTTAGAGAAGGCAGGCGGAGGAGATGGCCAACCCGTTCGTGAAAGCTTGGAAGTACCTGATGGCGGCGTTCTCGTCGAAGATCGACGAGCATGCCGACCCCAAGGTGCAGATCCAGCAGGCCATCGAGGAGGCACAGCGGCAGCACCAGGCTTTGTCCCAGCAGGCCGCAGCCGTCATCGGTAATCAGCGCCAGTTGGAGATGAAGCTCAATCGGCGTCTGGGCGACGTCGAGAAGCTTCAGGCCTCGGCGCGGCAGGCGCTGGTCATGGCGGAGGACGCCATGGTCAAGGGGGACGCGGAGAAGGCGACACAGTACGAGAACAGCGCGCAGGCCTTCGCGGCTCAGCTCGTCAGCGCGGAGCAGGAGATCGAGGACCTCAAGAGCCTCCACGACTCGGCGATCCAGGCCGCGGGCGAGGCCAAGCAGGCCGTCGAGCGCAACTCGATGCAGCTCCAGCAGAAGATCGCCGAGCGCACCAAGCTGCTCAGCCAGCTTGAGCAGGCGAAGATGCAGGAGCAGGTCTCCAGCTCGTTGCAGAGCATGAGCGAGCTGGCCGCGCCCAAGAACACCCCGAGCCTCGACGAGGTGCGGGACAAGATCGAGAAGCGCTACGCGACGGCCATGGGGCAGACGGAGCTGGCGAAGAACTCGGTGCAGGGCCGGATGCTGGAGGTTCAGCAGTCGACCATGGACATGGCCGGTTCCTCGCGTCTGGAGCAGATCCGCGCCTCGATGCGGGGCGGCGGCGCTGCGGGCGAGGTGACCAGCGGACAGGCTGCTCCCACGCCTGCGACGCAGGCCGTCCAGCAGCCGGGTCAGCAGCAGCCGGGCCAGGCCTGAGTCACCGACGACGATGGCCATCGACAAGCGTGACTGGGCCAGGCACGCGTCCTCGGTCGGCCGGCTCGGTATCGAGCTGGCCGACGAGGTGCGTCGGGGCGTCTCCACCTGGCGTGATCCACGGGCCAAGGCGGAGCGACGCCGGAAGCGCGCGAAGCGTGGCCTGGGGTTTCGCGTCGGGCTGGCCGCGCTTGCCGGGGCCGGGGCGTTTCTGATCGGAAGCGATCCGGGGATCGAGTTCGGCGAGGTGGTGCTGGGCGGTGTCGCCGTCGCGGCCTCTGCCTCGTCGGTCTCCTCCGCCATCCGCGTCAATCGGCTGTATCGGACGCCGCTGCCTGCGGCCGCCGCACCGCCGCCGGAGCTGCCGCCGGTCTCCTCGGCGGCTCGGGCGCCGATTCAGCGGCTCACCGCAGCGGAGGAGAGTCTTCGCGAACTGCTGGACCGGCTGAGCGATCCCGCATCGGGCGTTCCGCTGGACTCGGTGGTGCAGACCCGCCTGACCGCCGCCGACGCGGCCTCGGCCGTGCGGGACGGCGCGGAGCGCCTGCAGGTGGTGGAACGGGCCGCTGAGGCGGCCCCGCCCGCTGAGCGGGCGGGGCTCGCGCCGGAGATCCGGCGGCTGGCCGAGCAGCTTGACGAGAGCGTCGACGGCTACGGCAGGCTCGTGGCGGCCGCAGGGCGGGCCGTGGCGGCCTCGGCCTCGGCTGCCGAGCCGCAGGCCGCGCTCACCGACGCCTCCGACCGGCTGGCGGGACTGGCGGCCGCGCTGCGCGAGCTGTCGCGTGGACCGGGGCTGTGAGACGAAGCCGGGGCGTGACGAGCCAGGGGCTGTGACGAACCCAGGGCCGTGACGAGCCTGGCCGGAACCGTGCCAGCCCCCGGCTCGTGCCCCGGAGCGGGTGGAGCGTGCCCGGTGACGCGGACTGTGCGGAAGCGGGGCCGGCGGATTTTCCGAAGCGACGGTCGCGACCCGTGTCGAGGGCCGGACCGGCCGGGTTCGCGGGACGATCCGTGTCGACGGACCCGACTGCATAGGCGAAAAGCGACGGCGATCCGGTGACTGATCGGCACCGGCGCCGACCCGGTCACGCTCGGGTGGTTCGCTCCGGGCGGGCAGCGTGTTCTCGCGGCGGAGCCGTGGGATCCGGACACACTGCCTGTTACTTTCCGTAACATATTTTCGGCATTCTGGCCGAAAAAGCCTGCTTTCTTCGTACATCCGAGTGATATCGGATAGTTATCTGCCGTTGTTGGCTACAACCCGTGGCAGGATCGCCCACTACAGCACCTGTCGGGGGTGAGGTAGTTGGCGCTGTGGGCTGTCCGCGGCGGCGGTCGCTCGGTACGAGACGGGGTCGCCGTCGCGGCCGATGAGCGGCTCAGCTGGCCGGTGACGATCGGTTTCGGGTTACAACATGTCTTCGCGATGTTCGGCGCCACGGTGTTGGTGCCGCTACAGACCGGGTTCCCCGTCACC
The Actinoalloteichus fjordicus DNA segment above includes these coding regions:
- the pspM gene encoding phage shock envelope stress response protein PspM; this encodes MAIDKRDWARHASSVGRLGIELADEVRRGVSTWRDPRAKAERRRKRAKRGLGFRVGLAALAGAGAFLIGSDPGIEFGEVVLGGVAVAASASSVSSAIRVNRLYRTPLPAAAAPPPELPPVSSAARAPIQRLTAAEESLRELLDRLSDPASGVPLDSVVQTRLTAADAASAVRDGAERLQVVERAAEAAPPAERAGLAPEIRRLAEQLDESVDGYGRLVAAAGRAVAASASAAEPQAALTDASDRLAGLAAALRELSRGPGL
- a CDS encoding CinA family protein, coding for MLRGRRETFAVAESLTGGLVSAVITGLDGVSEVFRGGLVVYATDLKSELASVDPALLAEHGAVHPDVAAQLADGARQRCRADWGVGLTGVAGPSAQDGVVPGTVHVAVCGPTRRLVRSARLDGDRATVRIGAAELALGLLAEAMTEDVG
- a CDS encoding helix-turn-helix domain-containing protein; this encodes MAVLLREAIGERLRHERTAQRRTLREVSRIARVSLGYLSEVERGRKEASSELLAAICHALELELARLLDDVATDIRGELGSETVPVQAGASTAAERSAGPGTGEIEGGRLVPSMIGSDLRVQPVRGRARLGSTMQITNKVVVAA
- the pgsA gene encoding CDP-diacylglycerol--glycerol-3-phosphate 3-phosphatidyltransferase, which codes for MTAAADDTVEPTPTPVPVVNVANALTVFRLLLVPVFLFALLDDGGESTTWRLVATGIFLLAAATDRLDGDLARKRGLITDFGKIADPIADKTLIGSALIGLSILGELPWWVTVVILARELGVTLLRFWVIRHGVIPASRGGKAKTIAQIVAIVLFLLPLPDGFAFAAGTVMAVAVGLTLATGIDYVVRAVRLRARGRRAIAGAP
- a CDS encoding PspA/IM30 family protein — translated: MANPFVKAWKYLMAAFSSKIDEHADPKVQIQQAIEEAQRQHQALSQQAAAVIGNQRQLEMKLNRRLGDVEKLQASARQALVMAEDAMVKGDAEKATQYENSAQAFAAQLVSAEQEIEDLKSLHDSAIQAAGEAKQAVERNSMQLQQKIAERTKLLSQLEQAKMQEQVSSSLQSMSELAAPKNTPSLDEVRDKIEKRYATAMGQTELAKNSVQGRMLEVQQSTMDMAGSSRLEQIRASMRGGGAAGEVTSGQAAPTPATQAVQQPGQQQPGQA